Proteins found in one Pyxidicoccus trucidator genomic segment:
- a CDS encoding aminotransferase class V-fold PLP-dependent enzyme, with protein MSAPFRTHWSLDPEVRFLNHGSFGACPTAVLQQQSELRARLEAEPVRFLHREVEPLLDEARAALAAFVDADPDDVSFVTNATSGVNTVLRSLRFAPGDELLTTNHEYNASRNALEFVASQWGAKVVVAKLPWPISSPDAVVDAVLAQVTPRTRLLLVDHVSSQTAVVMPVARLITALRERGVETLVDGAHGPGMLPLSLRSLGAGYYTGNCHKWMCAPKGAAFLHVRRDLQPGLKPLAVSHGHNSGRTDRSRFRLDFDWTGTHDPSAALCVPHAIRFVGGLLPGGWPEVMRANREKALAARKLLCARLQVEPDCPEEMVGSMATVRLPDGFPERPEPPLYVDPLHLRLFDEHRIEVPIVPWPKPPGRHVRVSAQLYNTHTEYQALGEALEALLR; from the coding sequence ATGAGTGCCCCCTTCCGTACGCACTGGAGCCTGGACCCCGAGGTCCGCTTCCTCAACCACGGCTCCTTCGGCGCCTGCCCCACCGCCGTGCTGCAGCAGCAGTCCGAGCTGCGCGCGCGCCTGGAGGCCGAGCCGGTCCGCTTCCTCCACCGCGAAGTCGAGCCGCTGCTGGACGAGGCCCGCGCGGCCCTGGCCGCCTTCGTCGACGCGGACCCGGACGACGTGTCCTTCGTCACCAACGCCACCTCCGGCGTGAATACGGTGCTGCGCTCGCTGCGCTTCGCCCCCGGGGACGAGCTGCTCACCACCAACCATGAGTACAACGCCAGCCGCAACGCGCTGGAGTTCGTGGCCTCGCAGTGGGGCGCGAAGGTGGTGGTGGCGAAGCTGCCCTGGCCCATCTCCTCTCCGGACGCGGTGGTGGACGCGGTGCTGGCGCAGGTGACGCCGCGCACGCGCCTGCTGCTGGTGGACCATGTCTCCAGCCAGACGGCGGTGGTGATGCCGGTGGCGCGGCTCATCACCGCGCTGCGCGAGCGGGGCGTGGAGACGCTGGTGGACGGCGCGCACGGGCCGGGCATGCTGCCGCTGTCCCTGCGCTCGCTGGGCGCGGGTTACTACACGGGCAACTGTCACAAGTGGATGTGCGCCCCCAAGGGCGCGGCCTTCCTCCACGTGCGGAGGGACTTGCAGCCGGGCCTCAAGCCGCTGGCGGTGAGCCACGGGCACAACTCGGGGCGGACGGACCGCTCGCGGTTCCGGTTGGACTTCGACTGGACGGGCACGCATGACCCGTCCGCCGCGCTCTGCGTGCCTCATGCGATTCGCTTCGTGGGTGGCCTGCTACCCGGCGGCTGGCCGGAGGTGATGCGGGCCAACCGGGAGAAGGCGCTGGCCGCCAGGAAGCTGCTGTGCGCCCGGCTGCAGGTGGAGCCCGACTGCCCGGAGGAGATGGTGGGCAGCATGGCGACGGTGCGCCTGCCGGACGGCTTCCCCGAGCGGCCGGAGCCTCCGCTCTACGTGGACCCCCTCCACCTGCGCCTGTTCGACGAGCACCGCATCGAAGTGCCCATCGTCCCGTGGCCGAAGCCTCCCGGGCGGCACGTGCGCGTCTCGGCGCAGCTCTACAACACCCACACCGAGTACCAGGCCCTGGGCGAAGCTTTGGAAGCGCTGCTGCGTTGA
- a CDS encoding LpqB family beta-propeller domain-containing protein gives MKALLLSLVLVPFAALAQAPTIEISGANFRPLPVAVPAPVTQNDGAKKQATTFDTAFGFDLAASGILQVLDRKSFTADATEGMTAGSINFSRWADVGAEALVKVSLAQDGGVLRGELRLFNVGTGREDLKVAKDAPADEASLLAHRLADALYRHFTREPSPFLSRITYVRKAGQNRDVVVADWDGGNPMSLTKGGINILPALSPDASQVAFTTYRKGRPDIFVQKPGGEARAVVSEGQMATGASYSPDGKRIAYALAEGESAQIHVANADGSGAKALTDTPYGLNTSPTWSPDGKRIAFVSNRGGSPQIYVMNVDGSGVRRLTFQGNYNQTPDWSPRGDAIVFTARDERNAFDLFTINVDTGKVARLTQDQGSNEEPAFSPNGRNILFTTTRNGGSQLFVMTLDGGNQLPLRAEKGALQTPDWAPLPQAQ, from the coding sequence ATGAAAGCCCTGCTCCTCTCCCTGGTCCTCGTCCCGTTCGCGGCGCTCGCGCAGGCGCCGACGATTGAAATCTCCGGCGCCAACTTCCGCCCGCTGCCCGTGGCAGTGCCCGCGCCCGTGACGCAGAACGACGGCGCGAAGAAGCAGGCGACCACCTTCGACACGGCCTTCGGCTTCGACCTGGCCGCCTCCGGCATCCTCCAGGTGTTGGACCGCAAGAGCTTCACCGCGGACGCGACGGAGGGCATGACGGCCGGCAGCATCAACTTCAGCCGCTGGGCAGACGTGGGCGCCGAGGCGCTGGTGAAGGTGTCCCTGGCGCAGGACGGCGGCGTGCTGCGCGGCGAATTGCGCCTGTTCAACGTGGGCACCGGCCGCGAGGACCTGAAGGTGGCGAAGGACGCTCCGGCCGACGAAGCGTCGCTGCTGGCGCACCGGCTGGCGGACGCGCTCTACCGGCACTTCACCCGCGAGCCCAGCCCGTTCCTGTCGCGCATCACCTACGTGCGCAAGGCCGGCCAGAATCGCGACGTGGTGGTGGCGGACTGGGACGGCGGCAACCCCATGTCGCTCACCAAGGGGGGCATCAACATCCTCCCCGCGCTGAGCCCGGACGCCTCGCAGGTGGCCTTCACCACCTACCGCAAGGGCCGGCCGGACATCTTCGTGCAGAAGCCGGGCGGCGAGGCTCGCGCGGTGGTGTCCGAGGGGCAGATGGCCACGGGCGCGTCCTACTCGCCGGACGGCAAGCGCATCGCCTACGCGCTGGCGGAGGGTGAGAGCGCGCAGATTCACGTGGCCAACGCGGACGGCAGCGGCGCGAAGGCGCTCACCGACACGCCCTACGGCCTCAACACCAGCCCCACCTGGTCTCCGGACGGCAAGCGCATCGCCTTCGTGTCCAACCGGGGCGGCAGCCCGCAGATCTACGTGATGAACGTGGACGGCTCGGGCGTGCGGCGGCTCACCTTCCAGGGCAACTACAACCAGACGCCGGACTGGTCTCCGCGCGGCGACGCCATCGTCTTCACCGCGCGCGACGAGCGCAACGCCTTCGACCTCTTCACCATCAACGTGGACACCGGCAAGGTGGCTCGCCTGACGCAGGACCAGGGCAGCAACGAGGAGCCCGCCTTCTCGCCCAACGGGCGGAACATCCTCTTCACCACCACGCGCAACGGCGGCTCGCAGCTCTTCGTCATGACGCTGGACGGCGGCAACCAGCTCCCCCTGCGCGCCGAGAAGGGCGCCCTGCAGACGCCCGACTGGGCGCCCCTGCCGCAGGCGCAGTAG
- a CDS encoding energy transducer TonB yields MTDSAVTHSLLVSRPTRLSRFALASVVGHILVLLAAVLYARFNSGPKVDLDAKPIRATLVRLGKPRDPKLLPRKEQLPPPPKQVDAPKPAPDAPPPPTSAAVAVPIPGVKPEPSAPKAAPQKGETTGEDRRKRLFGAFDKTAKAAEPEEAEGAEDGDPDGDSATAEGERYFGLLQSQVRRHYNVADTIPDSERLRLNTVVAVRLGRTGEVLDVSLTKPSGNDLFDSAVVTAVRKASPFSPPPDHLRDTLQKHGVNLSFRPNAL; encoded by the coding sequence ATGACGGACTCCGCGGTGACCCACAGCCTGCTCGTCTCGCGTCCCACGCGGCTGTCGCGCTTCGCGCTGGCCTCCGTGGTGGGGCACATCCTCGTGCTGCTCGCGGCGGTGCTGTATGCCCGCTTCAACTCCGGGCCGAAGGTGGACCTGGACGCGAAGCCCATCCGCGCCACGCTGGTGCGGCTGGGCAAGCCGAGAGACCCCAAGCTGCTGCCGCGCAAGGAACAGCTCCCGCCGCCGCCCAAGCAGGTAGACGCGCCCAAGCCCGCCCCGGACGCGCCGCCTCCGCCCACGTCCGCCGCGGTGGCAGTGCCGATTCCGGGCGTGAAGCCCGAGCCCTCCGCCCCCAAGGCCGCGCCCCAGAAGGGCGAGACAACGGGCGAGGACCGGCGCAAGCGGCTCTTCGGCGCCTTCGACAAGACGGCCAAGGCGGCCGAGCCCGAGGAGGCCGAGGGCGCGGAGGATGGCGACCCGGACGGCGACTCGGCCACGGCCGAGGGCGAGCGCTACTTCGGCCTGCTCCAGTCGCAGGTGCGCCGGCACTACAACGTGGCGGACACCATCCCCGACTCGGAGCGCCTGCGCCTCAACACCGTCGTCGCGGTGCGCCTGGGCCGCACCGGTGAAGTGCTGGACGTGAGCCTCACGAAGCCCAGTGGGAATGACCTGTTCGACTCGGCCGTCGTCACGGCCGTGCGCAAGGCGTCCCCCTTCTCGCCTCCTCCGGACCACCTCCGGGACACGCTGCAGAAGCACGGTGTCAACCTGAGCTTCAGACCGAACGCCCTATGA
- the tolR gene encoding protein TolR, protein MGMGGGNRGGGRTTMSEINVTPMVDVMLVLLIIFMVTAPLIQQGVKVNLPETKAAPVEATEKKLVLSIDAGRKVYIGDAEVALEELSEKLAANAKAQADKEVYLHADRDVPYGVVVEVMAAAQKAGINNVGMITDPTGGGKASNDKKGKSKEAKR, encoded by the coding sequence ATGGGAATGGGCGGAGGCAACCGCGGCGGTGGCCGCACCACCATGAGTGAGATCAACGTCACGCCCATGGTGGACGTGATGCTGGTGCTGCTCATCATCTTCATGGTGACGGCGCCCCTCATCCAGCAGGGCGTGAAGGTGAACCTGCCGGAGACGAAGGCGGCGCCGGTGGAGGCCACGGAGAAGAAGCTGGTGCTGTCCATCGACGCCGGCCGAAAGGTCTACATCGGCGATGCCGAGGTGGCGCTGGAGGAGCTGTCGGAGAAGCTGGCCGCCAACGCCAAGGCCCAGGCCGACAAGGAGGTCTACCTCCACGCGGACCGGGACGTGCCCTACGGCGTGGTGGTGGAGGTCATGGCCGCGGCGCAGAAGGCGGGCATCAACAACGTGGGGATGATCACGGACCCCACGGGTGGGGGCAAGGCGTCCAACGACAAGAAGGGCAAGTCGAAGGAGGCGAAGCGCTAG
- a CDS encoding MotA/TolQ/ExbB proton channel family protein, with amino-acid sequence MTPHLPLALGAMNYVEIIRDASFIELAVLLLLMGVSVASWALIAMKATQLSKARAQSLTFLDTFWKASRLESIYQTAQKLDGSPLSKVFCAGYEELSKLAQAKDGGAEGAMAERMGGIENVERALNRASTAQITELENRVSFLGTVGAASPFVGLFGTVIGILSAFNQIAEQGNATLATVAAPVGNALFATAAGLFAAIPAVVAYNSFVSRIKVFDTEMANFSADFLNIIKRHFFR; translated from the coding sequence ATGACGCCCCACCTGCCCCTGGCGCTCGGCGCCATGAACTACGTGGAGATCATCCGCGACGCTTCCTTCATCGAGCTGGCCGTCCTGCTGCTCCTGATGGGCGTGTCCGTGGCCTCCTGGGCCCTCATCGCCATGAAGGCGACCCAGCTCTCGAAGGCCCGCGCACAATCTCTCACCTTCCTCGACACCTTCTGGAAGGCCTCCCGCCTGGAGTCCATCTACCAGACGGCCCAGAAGCTCGACGGCTCGCCGCTGTCGAAGGTCTTCTGCGCCGGCTATGAGGAGCTGAGCAAGCTGGCTCAGGCCAAGGACGGCGGCGCCGAGGGCGCCATGGCCGAGCGAATGGGTGGCATCGAGAACGTGGAGCGCGCGCTGAACCGGGCCTCCACCGCGCAGATTACGGAGTTGGAGAACCGGGTGTCCTTCCTGGGCACGGTGGGCGCGGCGTCGCCCTTCGTGGGCCTGTTCGGCACCGTCATCGGCATCCTCAGCGCGTTCAACCAGATTGCCGAGCAGGGCAACGCGACGCTGGCCACCGTGGCCGCGCCGGTGGGCAACGCGCTGTTCGCCACGGCGGCGGGCCTGTTCGCGGCGATTCCGGCGGTGGTGGCCTACAACTCGTTCGTCAGCCGCATCAAGGTGTTCGACACGGAGATGGCCAACTTCTCCGCGGACTTCCTCAACATCATCAAGCGGCACTTCTTCCGCTAG
- the murI gene encoding glutamate racemase, translated as MRQGSHSPIGVFDSGVGGLTVLKALMAHLPHESTVYLGDTARVPYGTKSGEVVTRYSLKNAQFLLERGVKVLVVACNTATAVALPALQAALPIPVVGVISPGARAALARTRGGGVGIIGTPGTIRSGAYQRELEAADPRVRVKARACPLFVPLAEEGWTTGDVPFLVARDYLSEFARDGVDTLVLGCTHYPLLKGVIAEVVGPHVTLVDSAEATAEAVAALLAERGGLALAGHAAPSHAYYVTDVPERFVEVGARFLGRPIPAAEQVDLTF; from the coding sequence ATGCGGCAAGGCAGCCACAGTCCCATTGGCGTGTTCGACTCGGGTGTCGGAGGGCTCACGGTCCTCAAGGCGCTCATGGCCCACCTCCCCCACGAGAGCACGGTGTACCTGGGGGATACGGCGCGGGTGCCCTACGGCACCAAGTCCGGCGAGGTGGTGACGCGCTACTCGCTGAAGAACGCGCAGTTCCTCCTGGAGCGCGGCGTCAAGGTGCTGGTGGTGGCGTGCAACACGGCCACGGCGGTGGCGCTGCCGGCGCTGCAGGCGGCGCTGCCGATTCCGGTGGTGGGCGTCATCTCCCCCGGCGCGCGGGCGGCCCTGGCGCGCACCCGGGGCGGCGGGGTGGGCATCATCGGCACCCCGGGGACCATCCGCTCGGGCGCCTACCAGCGCGAGCTCGAGGCCGCGGACCCGCGGGTGCGGGTGAAGGCCCGCGCCTGCCCCCTCTTCGTGCCGCTGGCGGAGGAGGGGTGGACCACGGGCGACGTGCCCTTCCTGGTGGCCCGCGACTACCTGTCGGAGTTCGCCCGCGACGGCGTGGACACGCTGGTGCTGGGCTGCACCCACTACCCGCTGCTCAAGGGCGTCATCGCGGAGGTGGTGGGGCCCCACGTGACGCTGGTGGACTCGGCGGAGGCCACCGCGGAGGCCGTGGCGGCGCTGCTCGCGGAGCGCGGCGGGCTGGCCCTGGCGGGACACGCCGCGCCTTCGCACGCGTACTACGTCACCGACGTGCCGGAGCGCTTCGTCGAGGTGGGAGCGCGCTTCCTCGGCCGGCCCATTCCCGCCGCCGAGCAGGTGGACCTGACCTTCTGA
- the carF gene encoding plasmanylethanolamine desaturase yields MKKNELKNKVRQQDAQVLAQGYSPAIRAMEISSIVAFISLELALVYRLWGNPYTGTWLLLSAVLLGYLAADFVSGFVHWMGDTWGSTEMPLLGKAFIRPFREHHVDEKAITRHDFVETNGNNCLISIPVAIMAVAMPMTGSGWVFCSAFLGAMIFWVMATNQFHKWSHTDSPPAVIGFLQRVHLILPPDHHRIHHTAPYNKYYCITVGWLNWPLQVVHFFPLAERLITWATGLLPRQDDIGDEAALALLKVQGASEAPVVQAAKELLTKATEETSPVSSRPSA; encoded by the coding sequence ATGAAGAAAAACGAGCTCAAGAACAAGGTCCGCCAGCAGGACGCCCAGGTGCTGGCCCAGGGCTATTCGCCCGCCATCCGCGCGATGGAGATCAGCTCCATCGTCGCCTTCATCTCCCTGGAGCTGGCGCTGGTGTACCGGCTCTGGGGGAACCCCTACACCGGCACCTGGCTGCTGCTGAGCGCCGTGCTGCTGGGCTACCTCGCCGCGGACTTCGTCTCCGGCTTCGTCCACTGGATGGGCGACACGTGGGGCTCCACGGAGATGCCGCTGCTGGGCAAGGCCTTCATCCGCCCGTTCCGTGAGCACCACGTGGACGAGAAGGCCATCACCCGCCACGACTTCGTGGAGACCAACGGCAACAACTGCCTCATCTCCATCCCCGTGGCCATCATGGCCGTGGCCATGCCGATGACGGGCTCGGGCTGGGTGTTCTGCTCCGCCTTCCTGGGCGCGATGATCTTCTGGGTCATGGCGACCAACCAGTTCCACAAGTGGTCGCACACGGACTCGCCGCCGGCGGTCATCGGCTTCCTCCAGCGCGTGCACCTCATCCTGCCGCCGGACCACCACCGCATCCACCACACCGCCCCGTACAACAAGTACTACTGCATCACCGTGGGCTGGCTGAACTGGCCGCTCCAGGTGGTGCACTTCTTCCCCCTGGCGGAGCGCCTCATCACCTGGGCCACCGGCCTGCTGCCGCGCCAGGACGACATCGGCGACGAGGCCGCCCTCGCGCTGCTCAAGGTCCAGGGCGCCTCCGAGGCCCCCGTGGTCCAGGCGGCCAAGGAGCTGCTCACCAAGGCCACCGAGGAGACCTCGCCCGTCTCCTCCCGCCCGTCGGCCTGA
- a CDS encoding nickel-dependent hydrogenase large subunit, which yields MTKTFEKAVTGFNHNIKHKGKVYHVQTEDSGVNNPHIITHLFVGGNILASKKTSYADILNAENLSEVVRELMEEQHKEMLRNLINGVYDTFESTARSYQPGQLETDAAPVKMQPGQSMAPHPVQPVAPVAAPAASLLPPEVAAARAMKEKPKINEVGVETLFGEDLISEKSLDEVILSYLAGEGEQ from the coding sequence ATGACGAAAACCTTCGAGAAAGCCGTCACCGGCTTCAACCACAACATCAAGCACAAGGGGAAGGTCTACCACGTCCAGACCGAGGACTCGGGCGTCAACAACCCCCACATCATCACCCACCTGTTCGTGGGCGGGAACATCCTCGCGTCGAAGAAGACGTCCTATGCGGACATCCTCAACGCGGAGAACCTGTCGGAGGTCGTGCGCGAGTTGATGGAGGAGCAGCACAAGGAGATGCTGCGCAACCTCATCAACGGCGTGTACGACACCTTCGAGTCCACGGCCCGGAGCTACCAGCCCGGCCAGCTCGAGACCGACGCCGCCCCGGTGAAGATGCAGCCCGGCCAGTCCATGGCCCCGCACCCCGTGCAGCCGGTCGCCCCTGTCGCGGCTCCGGCCGCTTCGCTGCTCCCTCCCGAAGTGGCCGCCGCGCGCGCCATGAAGGAGAAGCCGAAGATCAACGAGGTCGGCGTGGAGACCCTCTTCGGCGAGGACCTCATCTCGGAGAAGAGCCTCGACGAGGTCATCCTCAGCTACCTCGCTGGCGAGGGCGAGCAGTAG
- a CDS encoding SLC13 family permease: protein MSQPAARRTTTGQWVGRFAGPAVAALVYFVPSGLHAIPGMGHRPAAAAAVAAWMAVWWFTEAIPMGWTALLPLVLFPALGVFGDGGALVAVGRSAQPFVDPYIFLFMGGMALGAALEQWGLHRRIALLIMRAIGTGPRRLLFGMLAATAAVSLWISNTATAVMMVPIGMALIAQLEASEGRRLRHFGAALMLAVAYGSNIGGIGTKIGSPTNSVFAGVVSRRLGSEVGFVEYMVAALPFVLLFLPIAWAVLWRGGRKDTLGPGQGGDVIASELARLGPLSGGERVVGGVFFTAAVLWIFGDPLRALLAPGVARAFDGFKLGGKHYEAAVAMVGALVLLAVGRLSLAALRRVPWDTLLLLGGGFALAAGIEASGLSVWLITRLSGLESLPLITQHGVVASTTILLSAIASNTATVNVMLNVLPASRPLMAVSTFAGSCDFALPAGTPPNAIVFGSGYVRLPVMMKAGVLLDVLAAAVLTVYGVTWVRWVLP from the coding sequence ATGAGCCAGCCGGCCGCGCGCCGCACGACAACGGGACAGTGGGTGGGACGCTTCGCCGGGCCGGCCGTGGCCGCGCTGGTGTACTTCGTCCCCTCCGGGCTGCACGCGATTCCGGGCATGGGCCACCGCCCCGCCGCCGCTGCCGCCGTGGCCGCGTGGATGGCCGTGTGGTGGTTCACCGAGGCCATCCCCATGGGTTGGACGGCCCTGCTGCCCCTGGTGCTCTTCCCGGCCCTGGGCGTCTTCGGGGACGGCGGCGCGCTGGTGGCGGTGGGCCGCTCGGCCCAGCCCTTCGTGGACCCGTACATCTTCCTCTTCATGGGCGGCATGGCCCTGGGCGCCGCGCTGGAGCAGTGGGGCCTGCACCGGCGCATCGCCCTGCTCATCATGCGCGCCATCGGCACCGGACCCCGGCGCCTGCTGTTCGGCATGCTGGCGGCCACCGCGGCCGTGTCGCTCTGGATTTCCAACACCGCCACCGCGGTGATGATGGTGCCCATCGGCATGGCGCTGATTGCCCAGCTGGAGGCCTCCGAGGGGCGCCGCCTGAGGCACTTCGGCGCGGCGCTGATGCTGGCGGTGGCCTACGGCTCCAACATCGGCGGCATCGGCACCAAGATTGGCTCACCCACCAACTCCGTCTTCGCGGGCGTGGTGTCGCGGCGGCTGGGCAGCGAGGTGGGCTTCGTGGAGTACATGGTCGCCGCCCTCCCCTTCGTCCTCCTCTTCCTGCCCATCGCCTGGGCGGTGCTGTGGCGCGGGGGCAGGAAGGACACGCTGGGCCCCGGGCAGGGCGGGGACGTCATCGCCAGCGAGCTGGCCCGGCTGGGGCCCCTGTCGGGCGGCGAGCGCGTCGTGGGCGGCGTGTTCTTCACCGCGGCGGTGCTGTGGATTTTCGGCGACCCGCTGCGCGCCCTGCTGGCCCCGGGCGTGGCCCGCGCATTCGACGGCTTCAAGCTGGGCGGCAAGCACTACGAGGCCGCGGTGGCCATGGTAGGCGCGCTGGTGCTGCTGGCGGTGGGCCGGCTGTCGCTGGCGGCCCTGCGCCGCGTACCCTGGGACACGCTGCTGCTGCTGGGCGGAGGCTTCGCGCTGGCGGCGGGCATCGAGGCGAGCGGCCTGTCCGTCTGGCTCATCACCCGCCTGTCCGGGCTGGAGTCCCTGCCGCTCATCACCCAGCACGGCGTGGTGGCCTCCACCACCATCCTGCTGTCGGCCATCGCCTCCAACACCGCCACCGTGAATGTCATGCTCAACGTGCTGCCCGCGTCGCGCCCGCTGATGGCGGTGAGCACCTTCGCCGGCTCGTGCGACTTCGCCCTGCCCGCCGGCACGCCGCCCAACGCCATCGTCTTCGGCAGCGGCTACGTGCGCCTGCCGGTGATGATGAAGGCCGGCGTGCTGCTGGACGTGCTGGCCGCGGCGGTGCTCACCGTCTATGGCGTGACGTGGGTGCGGTGGGTGCTGCCGTAG
- the ftsE gene encoding cell division ATP-binding protein FtsE has translation MIQFFHVYKAYPGDPPVLSDINLNVEKGEFVFLTGPSGAGKTTLLKLIFCAEKATKGQILVGGRNIARIRESAVPYLRRNIGVVFQDFKLLPHRTVEDNVSFTLDVLGVPRAEAREKVRRMLKLVGLEHKADSFPLRLSGGEQQRVVIARALVNDPTILLADEPTGNLDPALTVEIMDLLTQVNIRGTTVMVATHDATLLARYQKRTVRLERGQIVSDEDGVKAARRMVAG, from the coding sequence ATGATTCAGTTCTTCCACGTCTACAAGGCGTATCCCGGCGACCCGCCGGTGCTGTCGGACATCAACCTCAACGTGGAGAAGGGCGAGTTCGTCTTCCTCACCGGCCCTTCCGGCGCGGGGAAGACGACGCTGCTCAAGCTCATCTTCTGCGCGGAGAAGGCCACCAAGGGGCAGATTCTGGTGGGCGGCCGCAACATCGCCCGCATCCGCGAGTCCGCCGTGCCGTACCTGCGGCGCAACATCGGGGTGGTGTTCCAGGACTTCAAGCTGCTGCCGCACCGGACGGTGGAGGACAACGTGTCCTTCACGCTGGACGTGCTGGGCGTGCCGCGCGCGGAGGCCCGCGAGAAGGTCCGCCGCATGCTCAAGCTGGTGGGCCTGGAGCACAAGGCGGACTCGTTCCCCCTGCGGCTGTCGGGTGGAGAGCAGCAGCGCGTGGTGATTGCGCGCGCGCTCGTCAATGACCCCACCATCCTCCTGGCGGACGAGCCCACCGGCAACCTGGACCCGGCGCTCACGGTGGAGATCATGGACCTGCTCACCCAGGTCAACATCCGCGGCACCACGGTGATGGTGGCCACGCACGACGCGACGCTGCTGGCGCGCTACCAGAAGCGCACGGTGCGGCTGGAGCGCGGGCAGATTGTCTCCGACGAGGACGGCGTCAAGGCGGCGCGGCGGATGGTGGCGGGATGA
- a CDS encoding cell division protein FtsX gives MSVSAKARYFWRSAAVGLRHSPFVHFIAVTTIAIALFSAGMARGAARVLDNLLASLGGEVEVTVYLSPELGEDEVHGVHTRVRELSGGEVTLVPPDAALMRLRTELGDLGDALAELPENPLPATLELRVPPEKRNPGALQALAKELRAQPGVSGVDYGEAAVERLSAIARALRFGALVAFAVVLGATVIIVAATLQLAIYARRGEIEIQKLVGATDRFVKAPFLLEGLLQGMLGAGVALLGLWAFGHVLGPTLGSLFAFLLGPGVAAPWVEPRLALELLGAGCGLGLGGSFVAVGRFLRV, from the coding sequence ATGAGCGTGTCGGCGAAGGCGCGGTACTTCTGGCGCTCGGCGGCGGTGGGGCTGCGGCACTCACCCTTCGTGCACTTCATCGCGGTGACGACCATCGCCATCGCCCTGTTCTCCGCGGGCATGGCCCGGGGCGCGGCGCGGGTGCTGGACAACCTGCTGGCCTCGCTGGGCGGCGAGGTGGAGGTGACGGTGTACCTGTCACCCGAGCTGGGCGAGGACGAGGTGCACGGCGTGCACACCCGCGTGCGGGAGCTGAGCGGGGGCGAGGTGACGCTGGTGCCCCCGGACGCCGCGCTGATGCGCCTGCGCACGGAGCTGGGCGATTTGGGCGACGCGCTGGCGGAGCTGCCGGAGAACCCGCTGCCCGCGACGCTGGAGCTGCGAGTGCCCCCGGAGAAGCGCAACCCGGGCGCGCTTCAGGCCCTGGCGAAGGAGCTGCGCGCCCAGCCGGGCGTGTCGGGCGTGGACTACGGCGAGGCGGCCGTGGAGCGCCTGTCCGCCATCGCCCGGGCGCTGCGCTTCGGCGCGCTGGTGGCCTTCGCGGTGGTGCTGGGCGCCACCGTCATCATCGTCGCGGCCACGCTGCAGCTCGCCATCTACGCGCGGCGCGGCGAGATTGAAATCCAGAAGCTGGTGGGCGCCACGGACCGCTTCGTGAAGGCGCCCTTCCTCCTGGAGGGCCTGCTCCAGGGGATGCTGGGCGCGGGCGTGGCGCTGCTGGGGCTGTGGGCCTTCGGGCACGTGCTGGGGCCCACGCTGGGCTCGCTCTTCGCGTTCCTCCTGGGGCCGGGCGTGGCGGCGCCCTGGGTGGAGCCGCGGCTGGCGCTGGAGCTGCTGGGCGCCGGGTGTGGCCTGGGCCTGGGCGGCAGCTTCGTCGCGGTGGGGCGCTTCCTGCGGGTATGA